One window from the genome of Macrobrachium rosenbergii isolate ZJJX-2024 chromosome 2, ASM4041242v1, whole genome shotgun sequence encodes:
- the LOC136843273 gene encoding uncharacterized protein codes for MSESPESDSVVYKRPLEDHSVSRLSSLECPVSERPSYEHTLSEHPSHERLTSAFLVHGHPVSDRSDLEDSVYDRSRFGRLIAKRPSFGRPVSAKSAVASKGSVSAPTVSGCQCPSVQCLWALPSSSSTLQQVRSPARRACST; via the coding sequence ATGTCCGAGAGCCCAGAGTCTGATAGTGTTGTGTATAAGCGTCCACTAGAAGATCATTCAGTGTCCAGGCTCTCATCTCTTGAGTGccctgtgtctgagcgcccatcgtatgagcacACTTTGTCCGAGCACCCATCGCATGAGCGTTTAACATCTGCCTTTCTAGTTCATGGGCACCCAGTATCTGATCGTTCCGATTTGGAAGATTCTGTGTATGATCGCTCAAGGTTTGGACGTCTAATCGCCAAGCGCCCATCATTTGGGCGCCCAGTGTCTGCCAAGAGTGCAGTGGCTTCGAAAGGTTCAGTGTCTGCTCCGACAGTGAGTGGGTGCCAGTGTCCAAGCGTCCAGTGTCTGTGGGCACTCCCTTCAAGTTCATCCACCTTACAGCAAGTACGCAGTCCCGCAAGGAGAGCTTGCAGTACCTGA